The following is a genomic window from Hymenobacter gelipurpurascens.
GGCGTCAAACCGCCACACTTGCTCCGGCGTGATGCAGGCGTGCAGGCGTACATCACCAGCCCAGGCGTCCGCTATGCGCGGCACGGGGGGCTCCAGGCACAGGCCGATGCGCAATGTATCGGGCCGGCACTGGCCTAGAAACTGGTCGTAGAAGCCTTTGCCGTAGCCTACGCGGTGGCCGGTTTCATCGAAAGCCAGCAGCGGCACTAGCACCGCATCTAATTGCGCTGGCTGCACTTCGGTGGCACCTACTGGCTCCGGAATGCCCCAGCGGTTATTCAGTAACTGCGTTTCGGGCGTGAGGTGATAGTGGCGCAAAGTTCGGCCATCGGCCTGCACTACGGGTACAGCCAGCTTTACCGCCTGCTGGTGGGCCCACAGGTGCCGAATGAGCAGCCAAGTATCCGGCTCATGCTGCTGTGGAATCGGCAGAAATACATGCAGCCACCGCCACTGCGCTAACAAAAACTCCTGCACCAGCTGTTGCCACAACAGAGCGCTACGGCGCGCTACCTCTGCCTCAGGCAGGGCGCGACGGCGGGCCAGGGCTTCGCGACGGAGGTCAGCTTTAATCACGTATTGATTTGTATTTCAGACAATGACACTCGCCTCTTACAGACAAGTTGAGCCTGTGAGAAGCGGATTTAGCTACAATAGCGGTCAATCCAAAGCCGTTACGAAGAAGCCCAGCTTGGGCTGCATGCCCGCCAGACGTGCTCCTAACGATACGTTTCCCCAATCGTCCTGACTGGTTTTACGGAAATATATGGAGCCGTTGCCGTAGCCGAGGGCGCTAGAGAAAGCCAGGTTTTTGCTCACTTGCTGCACATCACCTCCATCAATCCATTCCAACGTCAGCAGAAAGTCCTCGTCTACCACCAATTGGTCGGCGGCCAGGTCCACAGTCAGCGGAGAATTACCTGTTGCCCGGCTGGCGGTTGTTATGACTAGGTTACGGGTGAGCAGCTTCTCCTCCGACGGCTTTCCATTGGCCAGCATCTTGTACAGATTTACCCGAAAGCGCAGGGTATCTGGCTGACTATAGAGCACGTTAAAGCTAGCCGTCAGAATCTTAGTCGGCTTGTGCTTCAGAGAGATGACCATGCCCATTTCGGCCCCCAGATGATCGGCTTTGAGCTTGGAAATTACCACCTCGGAGTTGCTGGTGCAGCCCAAGGTACGGTTGCGCTTGTACAGCCCCGGAGCCAGCACCCGCACGGCACCCAGGCCCACGGCGGCCCGAGTAAGCCGCACGCCTGGCCGAGCAACCAGGTCCCGTAGCAGCACCTGTTGCGGCTCATAACCGATACTCGAAATGCGCACCGTATCGGTTAGGTGGGCAGCGGTGTAAGCAAGCTGGTAAGCACCATGTTCATCGGCCACGGTACCTACGCTTTTACCAGGAATACCGACGTTAGCGTAGGGTATCGGCTCTGCGGCTGAAGCGGCCGTAATGGTGCCAGTCAGGGTTTGACCGTGGGCGGCACCAGTCAGCAGCAGACCCAGCCCCGTAAAAAGCAGCAGAAAATAGCGGAGCGAAACAAGAGTAGAGAACATCGACAACTGTAAGAATAAGGAAGAGATACCCTTACCTGATGCACATTGGACGTCTACAGTTGCCAAGCCGACACAAAAATGGTATTTCCTTTGCGCCCACTAAACCCGCTACTCCTCTTCCAGCACCGTGAATTCCAGAGCCAGCGGGTCAAAGGCTTCCAGCAGCTGGTCGATGAACTGCGGGTTGTTGATAAGGATGCTCAGCACATTATCCTCGCGCTCCTGCAACGAGCCGCCGGGGAAAAGCTTCTCCTTGAGGGCCGTAAGCTGACTGTAGGCCACTTCGTGCTTGGCTTCGGCGGCTTTGCTCAGTCGTTTTTCCAGGCCTGCGAGGCTGCCAGCCACTTTCTGCTGCTCAGCGGCCACGGTTTTTACCAGAGTCGGGTCGAGGCGCTGGGCCAAGTCTGATACTTCCTTGAACACGGCCGCCAGCGCCTGCTGCTGCTCCGCGAGGCTTACTTCCTCCTGGCCTAGCGAGGCACCTACCTGCTTCTTCAGGTCCGGCAGCGGACGGAAAATATCGGTGGCGGTGAGGCCCAGCTTGCGCAGCTTGCCGGCATTGGCCTTCCCAATGTACAGCCCGGAATTGCGCAACAGCAGAATGGGGAAAGGCACTTGGTTATCAGTGAAAATCTGCTTCAGCTGGAACCAGTAGGCCACCTCGGCGGCGCCGCCAATGTAGCACAGGTTGGGCAACAGGAGCTCCTGGTATAGTGGCCGCAGCACCACATTAGGGCTGAATTGCTCCGGATGCTGGCGGGCCAGCTCCAGCAGCTCTTCCTGGCTATGACATCGGTTGGTATTGCGCACCGTGATTTGCACGCAGTCCTGGGCCGCATCGTATTCCAGTCGCTCCCGCTTGCCGCCATCAGTAAGGAAAAATAGATTCAGGGGGCGCGAGTACACCTGGGGCTTGTAGCCCGCCGCCTCAAGCTGCTGGTTAGTAGCCTGTACCGCTTTATTGGAGGCCTGCTGCTGAATTTCCTTTTCCAGCACGGGCACCAACGCCTGCTTTAGTGAGGCTGAGTCGCCATCTAATGCTACTAACCCATACTGGCCAAATAAGGCATGCGTGAGCTTGCGCATGGCCTCGGCCAGCGTAGCCGAGCTGGTGTAGGCCTCCCGGAAGGCGGCCGGAATATCGGCGGGCAATTGTTGGAGCAGTTCTTCCTCCAGCCCATCGAGCGGCAGCCGACCTACGGGGCCGCCGGTGTTGGCAGCATTCCACTCATACTTCTTCCCGAATAGGTTTAGGTGGTTGATTTCGGCGAAATCGTGGTCTTCCGTTGCCATCCAGTACACCGGCACAAAATCGTGCTGCGGGTACTTCTCCTTGAGCTGACGGCACAGCTTGAGCGCCGTCACAATCTTATAGATAAAGTACAGCGGGCCGGTCAGCAGGTTAAGCTGGTGGCCGGTGGTGATGGTGAAGGTAGTGTCCTTCTCCAGCAGCGCCAGGTTGGCCTGCACCGCCGGGTTCAGTTCGGGCAAAGCAGCATACTGCTCCCGTAGGCCTGCCACCAGACGCTGGCGGGCTTTGGGCGTGTAGGAGGCTTGTTTTTCTTCTATCTGGGCCGCAAATTCCTTCAGAGCAGGAAAGCGGTGGTAGTACTGACTGAGTTCCGGGCGCCGGCTGAGGTAGTCGGTGAGGAGAGACGAGAAAGAGCCGGTGTCGGCGTAGCGGAGGGTCGTAACGGACATGGATTGGAGAGTAATTCGGCTATAACCGGCCAGACGCCACAAAGTAACTGGGTATTTGTCGGAACCAGCATCGGCCGGCTGGTAGGCCACTTACGTTTCCCACCTGAATATCGACGCGCATCGTGCAAAAGCCGTTTTTGACGGCTAGGCCACTCCTGTTGAGCACCGTAAATTTTATGCACCTATTTGTCATTGTTCGGGCAGCGCGGGGAATCTACCAACTGGCCTAGAGGCTAACCCAGATTCCTCCCCGCGGTCGGAATGACAACGAAAAAACCCTGCTTCAGCCAATCAGCCAAAGCAGGGTTTCTATCCGAGTGGCCTAGGCCAGTTAAATTAGTTTGCCATACAAATCGAAGTCCGAGGCTTCCGTGATTTGTACTTGGGCAAAGTCGCCGAGGCGCACATACGTGTCTTTGGTAGCGGGCACCAGCACCTCGTTATCTACTTCCGGCGAATCGAACTCGGTGCGGCCCACGAAGTAGCCGCTTTCCTTGCGGTCGAAGAGCACTTTGTAGGTCTGGCCTACTTTCTCTTCGTTCAGCTCCATCGAGATGCCCTGCTGCAGCTCCATAATCTGGTCGGCGCGGTCCTGCTTTACTTCGGCGGGCACATCGTCGGGCAGCGAGTAGGAGTGCGTATTGTCCTCGTGCGAGTAGGTGAAGATGCCGAGACGGTCGAAGCGGGTTTCCTCCACAAAGTTGTAGAGGTCTTCAAAATCCTGCTGCGTCTCGCCGGGGTGACCGGCAATCAGCGTGGTGCGCAAGGCAATATTGGGCACGCGCTGGCGGATGGTATCTACCAGCTCCACCGTACGGCGCTTGCTGATACCGCGGCGCATGGTTTTCAACATGTTATCCGAAATATGCTGCAGGGGCATATCTAGGTACTTGCAGATGTTATCGCGCTCATTCATCACGTCCAGCGCATCCAGCGGGAACTGCGAGGGGTAGGCATACTGCATCCGGATCCAGTCGATTCCGTTCACATCCGAGAGGTGGCGCAACAAATCCGCCAGTTTCCGCTCGCCGTAGTGCTGCAGGCCATAGTAGGTCAAGTCCTGGGCAATTAGAATCAGCTCCTTCGTGCCCATCGAGGCCAAGCGGTTGGCTTCTTTCACCAGATCTTCAATGGGGCGGTCCATGTGCTTGCCGCGCATCAGCGGGATGGCACAAAACGAGCACGGACGGTTGCAGCCTTCTGCAATTTTGAAGTAGGCGTAGTGCTTGGGCGTCGTCAGCAGCCGCTCGCCCACCAGCTCGTGCATGTAGTCGGCCTCCAGCGTTTTCATCAGCTGCGGCAGCTCCAGCGTCCCGAAATAGGCATCTACCTGCGGAATTTCGGCCTCCAGGTCGTCCTTATAGCGCTGTGACAGGCAACCAGTTACATAGAGCTTGTCCAGTTTGCCGGCTTCCTTCTCATCGGCGTAGCGCAGAATGGTGTCGATGCTTTCCTGCTTGGCGTTATCTATAAAGCCGCAGGTATTGATGATGACAATATTGGCGTCGCTCTGCTCGGCTTCGTGCGTCACCTCAAACTGGTTAGCGCGCAGCTGGCCCATGAGTACTTCGGAGTCCACGATGTTCTTGGAGCAGCCTAGAGTGATGACGTTGACTTTATTGGCCTGCTGGCTTCTTACTTTCATGCTGGATTGGGTAGGCAGGCGGCCGGGCAATCCTTTCTATGTGAGAAGGTTGCCCGCTACGGCCCGCGGCGAAAATCGGACCGCAAAGGTACGAACTCGGCAACGCCTTTTCCTACTGGGAACGTTCCTTTGTGCGAAAGGCTATAGCGCTAGAAACAGTTATTCCGAGCGAAGCGAGGCATCTCGCTCCGCTCGGAATGACGAGCTTATTGGCCTAGGCCTATTTCTTAAACAGCGAGTTCACGTAAGTGTGGCGGTCAAACAGCTGCAGGTCTGTCATCTTCTCGCCCACCCCGATGTAGCGCACCGGAATGTTGAACTGGTCACTGATGCCGATAACCACGCCACCACGGGCCGTGCCGTCGAGCTTGGTGATGGCCAGCGCAGATACTTCGGTGGCTTTGGTGAATTCTTTGGCTTGCAGGAAGGCGTTCTGGCCCGTGCTGCCATCGAGCACTAGCAGCACTTCGTGCGGCGCATCCGGAATCACCTTCTGCATCACGCGCTTGATCTTGCTGAGCTCGTTCATCAGGTTCACCTTGTTATGCAGGCGGCCGGCCGTATCAATAATCACCACATCGGCGCCCATCTCCACACCTTTCTGCACGGCATCGTAGGCCACTGAGGCGGGGTCGGTATTCATGCCGTGCGAAATCACAGGTACACCTACCCGGTCGCCCCATACAATCAGCTGATCGACTGCAGCGGCCCGGAAGGTATCGGCGGCACCGAGTACTACTTTTTTACCAGCTGAGTGAAAACGGTGCGCCAGCTTACCAATAGTGGTGGTTTTGCCTACCCCATTCACGCCCACCACCATAATCACGAAGGGCTGGCCAGAAGTATCGGGGCGGTCCAGCAGGGCGGTGGAGCCGGAGTTGTTA
Proteins encoded in this region:
- a CDS encoding 5-formyltetrahydrofolate cyclo-ligase translates to MIKADLRREALARRRALPEAEVARRSALLWQQLVQEFLLAQWRWLHVFLPIPQQHEPDTWLLIRHLWAHQQAVKLAVPVVQADGRTLRHYHLTPETQLLNNRWGIPEPVGATEVQPAQLDAVLVPLLAFDETGHRVGYGKGFYDQFLGQCRPDTLRIGLCLEPPVPRIADAWAGDVRLHACITPEQVWRFDA
- a CDS encoding carboxypeptidase-like regulatory domain-containing protein, producing MFSTLVSLRYFLLLFTGLGLLLTGAAHGQTLTGTITAASAAEPIPYANVGIPGKSVGTVADEHGAYQLAYTAAHLTDTVRISSIGYEPQQVLLRDLVARPGVRLTRAAVGLGAVRVLAPGLYKRNRTLGCTSNSEVVISKLKADHLGAEMGMVISLKHKPTKILTASFNVLYSQPDTLRFRVNLYKMLANGKPSEEKLLTRNLVITTASRATGNSPLTVDLAADQLVVDEDFLLTLEWIDGGDVQQVSKNLAFSSALGYGNGSIYFRKTSQDDWGNVSLGARLAGMQPKLGFFVTALD
- the bshC gene encoding bacillithiol biosynthesis cysteine-adding enzyme BshC, with amino-acid sequence MSVTTLRYADTGSFSSLLTDYLSRRPELSQYYHRFPALKEFAAQIEEKQASYTPKARQRLVAGLREQYAALPELNPAVQANLALLEKDTTFTITTGHQLNLLTGPLYFIYKIVTALKLCRQLKEKYPQHDFVPVYWMATEDHDFAEINHLNLFGKKYEWNAANTGGPVGRLPLDGLEEELLQQLPADIPAAFREAYTSSATLAEAMRKLTHALFGQYGLVALDGDSASLKQALVPVLEKEIQQQASNKAVQATNQQLEAAGYKPQVYSRPLNLFFLTDGGKRERLEYDAAQDCVQITVRNTNRCHSQEELLELARQHPEQFSPNVVLRPLYQELLLPNLCYIGGAAEVAYWFQLKQIFTDNQVPFPILLLRNSGLYIGKANAGKLRKLGLTATDIFRPLPDLKKQVGASLGQEEVSLAEQQQALAAVFKEVSDLAQRLDPTLVKTVAAEQQKVAGSLAGLEKRLSKAAEAKHEVAYSQLTALKEKLFPGGSLQEREDNVLSILINNPQFIDQLLEAFDPLALEFTVLEEE
- the rimO gene encoding 30S ribosomal protein S12 methylthiotransferase RimO; protein product: MKVRSQQANKVNVITLGCSKNIVDSEVLMGQLRANQFEVTHEAEQSDANIVIINTCGFIDNAKQESIDTILRYADEKEAGKLDKLYVTGCLSQRYKDDLEAEIPQVDAYFGTLELPQLMKTLEADYMHELVGERLLTTPKHYAYFKIAEGCNRPCSFCAIPLMRGKHMDRPIEDLVKEANRLASMGTKELILIAQDLTYYGLQHYGERKLADLLRHLSDVNGIDWIRMQYAYPSQFPLDALDVMNERDNICKYLDMPLQHISDNMLKTMRRGISKRRTVELVDTIRQRVPNIALRTTLIAGHPGETQQDFEDLYNFVEETRFDRLGIFTYSHEDNTHSYSLPDDVPAEVKQDRADQIMELQQGISMELNEEKVGQTYKVLFDRKESGYFVGRTEFDSPEVDNEVLVPATKDTYVRLGDFAQVQITEASDFDLYGKLI
- the ftsY gene encoding signal recognition particle-docking protein FtsY — translated: MGLFDFFKKDKESKEQQESLDKGLEKTKASFFDQLSKAVVGKNVVDEAVLDDLETLLVHADVGIDTTVKVIDRIEKRVARDKYVSTSELDRILREEIVALLSDNNSGSTALLDRPDTSGQPFVIMVVGVNGVGKTTTIGKLAHRFHSAGKKVVLGAADTFRAAAVDQLIVWGDRVGVPVISHGMNTDPASVAYDAVQKGVEMGADVVIIDTAGRLHNKVNLMNELSKIKRVMQKVIPDAPHEVLLVLDGSTGQNAFLQAKEFTKATEVSALAITKLDGTARGGVVIGISDQFNIPVRYIGVGEKMTDLQLFDRHTYVNSLFKK